One Coraliomargarita parva DNA segment encodes these proteins:
- a CDS encoding glycosyltransferase family 39 protein, with translation MSKSARSDFNSSGPVKTDWFERSYWDWLAGCIILFLALFSIWLITRVGISWDEHYHLKWGAQKWENYVALFSGESTFREFLQLRHSSVHPGLFDLGLQALLRISPLSANETGHFLSYAFGLIGLVAAWLAARRIMGRMGGCLALLLLVCAPRYFGHMCFNPKDIPFAACYMASLYFLIQAIEEFPRPRIRTMLFLGMMTGFSLGVRMAGLLIPLFFGAAAMYYYLVTFPACANRLRSLVGYAWRGLLAGFVAYLVALPFWPALWRSPWSGVSETVGEAQSFGWDGPVLYSGAFETSTQLPWHYLPKWILITLPEWTLVLLLLGLPLALYSLLRRSSRLSDKKALQVGIVALAGLFPVVYVLLTRPTLYDGMRHFLFVLPPLMVVAAGSVVTAAKLLSEWRCSMRWIPFLPVFLTLASCLLVVREYISLSPFYYVYFNGWVGGLPGAYNRYETDYWGLSYREAMEALGAYAHTDLASGLERNYSVCISGAGALAGPFLPEGFRLTRDKANADFYVAYTRVNQHMEGTGKVVAVVGREGVPLNVIWDQRSEK, from the coding sequence GTGTCAAAGTCAGCTCGCAGTGATTTCAATAGTTCCGGACCAGTCAAGACTGACTGGTTCGAGCGTTCGTACTGGGATTGGCTGGCCGGCTGCATCATTCTTTTCCTGGCCTTGTTTTCCATCTGGCTCATCACCCGTGTCGGTATTTCATGGGATGAGCATTACCATCTGAAATGGGGCGCACAGAAATGGGAGAATTATGTCGCGCTTTTTTCGGGGGAATCGACTTTCAGGGAATTCCTACAACTGCGGCATAGTTCGGTGCACCCGGGGCTTTTTGATTTAGGTCTTCAGGCGCTGCTGCGGATCAGTCCGTTGTCGGCCAATGAAACCGGCCATTTCCTGAGTTACGCTTTTGGTTTGATCGGCTTGGTAGCGGCATGGCTCGCCGCGCGTCGTATCATGGGGCGGATGGGCGGCTGCCTCGCACTCCTGTTGTTGGTCTGTGCGCCCCGTTATTTCGGGCACATGTGCTTCAACCCGAAGGACATCCCATTCGCCGCATGTTATATGGCCTCGCTCTATTTTTTGATTCAGGCGATCGAGGAGTTCCCCAGGCCGAGGATCCGCACGATGCTGTTTCTCGGCATGATGACGGGCTTCTCGCTGGGCGTTCGTATGGCGGGGCTGTTGATCCCCTTGTTTTTCGGAGCGGCAGCAATGTACTACTATCTGGTGACGTTTCCGGCCTGTGCGAACCGGCTGAGGAGCTTGGTCGGATATGCCTGGCGCGGACTGCTGGCCGGATTCGTGGCCTATCTTGTGGCGCTTCCCTTTTGGCCGGCGCTGTGGAGATCACCATGGTCCGGAGTCAGCGAAACCGTCGGGGAAGCGCAAAGCTTTGGCTGGGACGGACCGGTCCTTTACAGCGGTGCCTTTGAGACTTCGACGCAACTGCCCTGGCATTATTTGCCGAAGTGGATCCTGATCACCTTGCCGGAATGGACCTTGGTGCTGTTGCTTCTGGGCCTTCCATTGGCACTCTATAGTTTGTTGCGTAGATCCTCGCGCTTGAGCGATAAAAAGGCCTTGCAAGTGGGGATTGTCGCATTGGCAGGCCTTTTCCCTGTTGTCTATGTTCTTTTGACGCGGCCGACCTTGTATGACGGGATGCGGCATTTTCTCTTTGTGTTGCCCCCTTTGATGGTTGTTGCGGCGGGTTCGGTCGTGACTGCCGCTAAGCTCCTGTCGGAGTGGAGGTGTTCGATGCGCTGGATCCCCTTTTTGCCGGTTTTTCTGACACTGGCCTCCTGTCTCCTGGTCGTTCGGGAGTACATCAGTTTAAGCCCCTTTTACTATGTCTACTTCAACGGATGGGTCGGGGGCTTGCCGGGGGCCTATAACCGCTACGAAACCGATTATTGGGGCTTGAGCTATAGGGAAGCGATGGAAGCGCTCGGTGCTTATGCCCATACGGACCTGGCTTCGGGGCTCGAAAGGAACTATTCTGTCTGTATTAGCGGCGCTGGTGCGTTGGCGGGGCCGTTCCTACCTGAAGGGTTTCGTCTGACAAGAGACAAGGCGAATGCTGACTTCTATGTGGCCTACACGCGTGTGAACCAACACATGGAAGGCACGGGAAAGGTGGTGGCAGTGGTGGGGCGAGAGGGTGTTCCATTGAATGTGATCTGGGATCAGCGGAGTGAAAAATAA
- a CDS encoding class I SAM-dependent methyltransferase has translation MENIIQVFKNKLSALLLGQRHDLGHGRERQVATKLRGIRSDHLDRYRFACKQGSGAMRILDIACGVGYGSFLLSRNFPAGRIDSVDLSAEAIDFARTYYNSSNIEYFTGDALSFRPSAKYDLIVSFETLEHIDDEKSYILHLRELLADKGRFIVSTPNERHYPLKDSGNPFHFRHHTPEQLTCLLEENGWRVVGKYSQSGKRFGRVQPGVEGRFLVFVAERSDPA, from the coding sequence ATGGAAAATATAATTCAAGTTTTTAAAAATAAGTTATCCGCATTATTGCTCGGTCAACGGCACGACCTCGGCCATGGCCGCGAGCGTCAGGTGGCGACCAAACTGCGAGGTATCCGCTCGGACCATCTGGACCGGTACCGCTTTGCCTGCAAGCAAGGAAGCGGGGCGATGAGGATATTGGATATTGCTTGTGGCGTGGGATATGGGTCGTTTCTTTTGTCTCGTAATTTCCCGGCTGGTCGGATCGACAGTGTTGATTTAAGTGCCGAAGCGATCGATTTTGCCCGGACTTACTACAATTCTTCGAATATCGAGTATTTTACGGGGGATGCCCTCAGCTTCCGACCCTCAGCTAAATATGATCTGATTGTTTCTTTTGAAACGCTGGAGCATATTGACGATGAAAAGTCATATATCTTGCATTTAAGAGAGCTTTTGGCGGACAAGGGGCGCTTCATCGTCTCCACGCCAAATGAGCGGCATTATCCATTGAAGGATTCGGGAAATCCTTTCCACTTTAGGCACCATACCCCGGAGCAGTTGACTTGTTTGTTGGAGGAGAATGGTTGGCGTGTGGTTGGCAAATATTCACAGTCAGGCAAACGCTTCGGTCGAGTGCAGCCGGGTGTAGAAGGACGTTTTCTTGTTTTTGTGGCAGAGAGAAGTGACCCGGCTTAG
- a CDS encoding sulfotransferase family protein — protein MKLVSPIFLVGHARAGSTALSAALNWNADVGPKYPPILSYGKLQDFVDSIRDRREHLYYSDQLEQKEIWFRYLGGGDVFTHMGRELYAGPDALSEEQSDKLCNELVWALKQKRFFSKAPTNSFRLCYLESISTKPKFVAIVRDGKDVVASWGRRPYGFRRVVNWGEVKTLWFRERKAIEIFARKWLETIEAIQDAKDRGVEVLVVNYDSLLANWAEVVTRIFSHCELECTKEVRALEFKNEPSKWVNQIHRKHHALLKSLTEAGNAWIQKNSI, from the coding sequence ATGAAGTTAGTTTCGCCGATTTTTTTAGTGGGGCATGCACGTGCCGGATCAACCGCATTGTCGGCTGCGTTGAATTGGAATGCGGATGTTGGCCCTAAATATCCGCCGATCCTTTCATATGGGAAATTGCAAGATTTTGTGGATTCCATCAGAGACCGTCGTGAACACTTGTACTATAGCGACCAGTTGGAGCAGAAGGAAATTTGGTTCAGGTACCTCGGAGGTGGCGATGTATTTACTCATATGGGTAGGGAGTTGTATGCAGGGCCCGATGCATTGTCCGAAGAGCAAAGTGATAAATTGTGTAACGAGTTGGTTTGGGCGCTGAAACAGAAGCGTTTTTTCTCCAAGGCACCCACGAACAGCTTCCGTCTGTGCTATTTGGAATCCATTTCGACGAAGCCAAAATTTGTTGCAATCGTGCGGGATGGGAAAGACGTTGTCGCATCCTGGGGGCGGAGGCCCTACGGGTTTCGACGAGTGGTGAACTGGGGAGAGGTGAAGACCTTGTGGTTTCGCGAACGAAAAGCGATTGAGATATTTGCCAGGAAATGGCTGGAAACAATTGAGGCGATACAGGATGCGAAAGACCGCGGGGTTGAGGTTCTGGTTGTTAACTATGATAGTTTGTTGGCTAACTGGGCGGAGGTCGTCACTCGGATTTTCAGCCATTGTGAACTTGAATGCACGAAGGAGGTTCGGGCGTTGGAGTTCAAGAATGAGCCGAGTAAATGGGTGAATCAAATTCACCGAAAGCACCATGCCTTGCTCAAGTCATTGACGGAAGCTGGTAATGCATGGATTCAAAAGAATAGCATATAG
- a CDS encoding glycosyltransferase family 2 protein, with the protein MKLSICILSYNRRQELNTTLRLLASNVTLQHQIVVVENGSTDGSATMVRSEFPEVDLVELTENMGAPALNKGFEISKGDYILVLDDDSHPEKGLNEAIEFLDNNPDVGALALHIVGGSYRIKSKRHLEEIMGYIGCGVIFRSSTIQDAGGYPPWIFLYANEWEHAIRIRQSGYSIRYFDTCSIVHRVAASHRSNRRLRSLTTRNELLILERYFDNDPRKDKLMRRTVRWNRLFCLLEGRMTFSHVKEGIELYQTDRHTIAKVSIDQTVRDSYVQEHWSLQPLFPALILKFMEALKEKLGPANA; encoded by the coding sequence ATGAAACTGTCGATTTGCATTCTATCGTATAACCGCCGCCAGGAGTTGAATACAACTCTTCGGCTGCTAGCGAGCAATGTAACACTTCAGCATCAAATTGTTGTGGTTGAAAACGGCTCTACGGACGGTAGTGCCACCATGGTGCGCTCTGAATTTCCTGAGGTAGATCTTGTAGAGTTAACGGAAAACATGGGAGCTCCGGCCCTGAACAAAGGCTTCGAAATCTCAAAGGGAGACTATATTCTTGTCTTGGATGACGACAGCCATCCCGAGAAAGGCTTAAACGAGGCAATTGAATTTTTAGACAACAACCCCGATGTCGGGGCCCTGGCACTACACATTGTGGGAGGCAGCTATCGGATCAAAAGCAAAAGGCATCTGGAAGAAATAATGGGCTACATAGGCTGCGGCGTCATTTTTAGATCATCTACCATTCAAGATGCCGGCGGATATCCCCCATGGATTTTCCTGTACGCGAACGAATGGGAACACGCCATTCGTATACGCCAATCAGGATACAGCATTCGCTATTTCGACACCTGCAGCATCGTCCACCGCGTCGCCGCATCCCACCGGTCCAACCGCCGCTTACGGTCACTCACGACCCGCAATGAGCTACTCATCCTTGAGCGGTATTTCGACAACGACCCCCGCAAAGACAAGTTGATGAGACGAACGGTGCGATGGAACCGTTTGTTTTGCCTCTTAGAAGGCCGAATGACATTCTCACACGTCAAAGAAGGCATCGAACTCTACCAAACAGACCGGCATACGATTGCCAAAGTATCAATCGATCAGACAGTCCGGGACAGCTATGTCCAGGAACATTGGAGTCTGCAACCACTCTTCCCCGCCTTAATTCTCAAATTCATGGAAGCCTTAAAGGAAAAGCTCGGCCCCGCAAACGCTTGA
- the glf gene encoding UDP-galactopyranose mutase, with amino-acid sequence MGKKFLIVGAGMYGSVCARELTDAGHHCHVIEKRDHIGGNCYTRYNEEADCHQHVYGAHIFHTNSQRIWNYVNGFAEFNHYRNSPRVSYKDRIFSFPINLLTFHQLYGCRTPQEAENKLREIVIPNDTPQNMEEWCLANVGPDIYEIFIKGYTTKQWNRSPQELPADIIKRLPFRLTFDDNYFTDRYQGIPTGGYTAIFERLLEGSEVSLETDFLADRDEWIRRYDHVIYTGPLDAFFGYCHGHLEYRSLRFESSLLPVRNYQGNAVFNYTDTEVPYTRTYEHKHFDMNLNREKTLVTWEYPHNWKPGDIEYYPVQTTGKNNILATYTALRNELDFPITFGGRLAEFRYYDMHQVIGAALKQVHSLLSI; translated from the coding sequence ATGGGGAAGAAATTTCTGATTGTCGGCGCGGGAATGTATGGGTCCGTCTGCGCCCGGGAGCTAACAGATGCGGGGCATCACTGCCACGTGATCGAGAAACGTGACCATATTGGCGGCAACTGCTACACCCGCTACAACGAAGAAGCCGACTGCCACCAGCATGTCTATGGCGCCCATATTTTCCACACGAATTCCCAACGCATCTGGAACTACGTCAACGGATTCGCCGAATTCAACCATTATAGGAACAGCCCACGCGTAAGCTATAAAGACCGGATCTTCTCCTTCCCTATCAACTTGTTGACCTTTCACCAACTCTATGGGTGTCGTACCCCTCAGGAGGCTGAAAACAAGCTTCGTGAAATCGTGATTCCCAACGACACACCTCAAAACATGGAGGAGTGGTGCCTCGCGAATGTCGGCCCGGACATCTACGAAATATTCATCAAGGGGTATACAACCAAACAATGGAACCGGTCACCTCAAGAGTTGCCCGCCGACATCATCAAGCGACTCCCATTCCGGCTCACCTTTGACGACAACTACTTTACAGACCGTTATCAAGGCATTCCGACCGGTGGGTACACAGCCATCTTTGAGCGCCTACTAGAGGGGAGTGAAGTTTCGCTGGAAACAGACTTTCTCGCCGATCGGGATGAATGGATCCGCCGGTACGACCATGTGATCTATACCGGCCCACTTGATGCCTTCTTTGGCTACTGCCATGGCCATTTGGAATACCGGTCACTCCGATTCGAAAGCTCCCTGCTACCAGTACGAAACTACCAAGGGAATGCAGTATTCAATTATACCGACACAGAAGTGCCTTATACTCGCACCTATGAGCACAAACATTTCGACATGAATCTCAACCGAGAGAAGACGCTTGTGACATGGGAATACCCTCATAATTGGAAACCGGGGGACATCGAGTATTACCCAGTTCAGACAACAGGCAAAAACAACATACTTGCGACCTACACCGCATTACGCAACGAGCTGGACTTTCCGATCACCTTCGGGGGGAGACTGGCCGAGTTCAGGTACTATGACATGCACCAAGTAATTGGAGCGGCGCTAAAGCAAGTCCACTCGCTTTTATCCATTTAG
- a CDS encoding glycosyltransferase, protein MNPKSGISQTTMQGRTGCHVFYCYYLASYRTDAYLQNLCRDAAQVTVLDFSPLRSLFRGKAIDGAYHTSEQIRKYGSLGAKLNYHTLPTISHFPGGWGQRMNLALSAVLALLFSPLMSIKLLFSKFDHVVFYNGHLLFLCLLLSSWIKKIPYTTDLGDVLYLIDNPNPLTRRVELAFLKHSRSIVCVSKPFKEHLINQYRIPPDRISILSAAIPENFILQFSEESNRSRQAQLRAQIGADDQATVLVYSGGIWKKRLPGIGIKDVQGVESLCEAFEQMNETGHDTWLVLLGYSKEAKELDRFRNGRWRQRLVELGTYAPGGPEHLAALGGADYLCLPSFPCDTYRLYDRFKTIEYLAAGKRILAADTAINHYLLGDAGCYYKEGSSESMAQSLIQNRAPKAIFIESSHLKVQRDYNWDQRNREHLVSKVVLEHQTIESY, encoded by the coding sequence ATGAATCCTAAGAGCGGGATCAGTCAGACGACAATGCAGGGACGAACCGGATGTCATGTGTTCTACTGCTACTACCTAGCCTCCTATCGAACGGACGCCTATTTACAGAACCTCTGCAGAGATGCCGCGCAGGTCACAGTCCTCGACTTTTCACCCCTACGCAGTCTCTTCAGGGGCAAGGCAATCGACGGCGCATACCATACCTCCGAGCAAATTCGGAAATACGGATCCCTGGGAGCAAAGTTAAACTACCACACACTCCCTACGATCTCCCATTTTCCCGGTGGCTGGGGACAGCGTATGAACCTCGCGCTAAGCGCAGTCCTGGCACTGCTCTTCAGCCCCCTGATGTCCATAAAGCTGCTCTTCTCAAAATTCGATCACGTCGTTTTTTATAACGGTCACCTCTTGTTCCTCTGCCTCCTACTCTCAAGCTGGATCAAGAAGATACCTTACACGACCGACCTTGGCGACGTACTCTACCTGATTGACAACCCCAATCCTTTGACCCGCCGTGTCGAGCTGGCATTTCTGAAGCACAGCCGGTCGATTGTTTGCGTCAGCAAACCATTCAAGGAGCATCTCATCAATCAGTATCGTATCCCCCCAGACCGCATCAGCATCTTGTCGGCAGCTATCCCCGAGAACTTCATCCTTCAATTTTCAGAGGAGTCAAACCGAAGCCGTCAAGCCCAACTCAGAGCGCAAATAGGTGCGGACGACCAAGCCACGGTTCTCGTGTACTCGGGCGGCATCTGGAAAAAACGACTGCCCGGCATCGGGATCAAGGACGTACAGGGCGTTGAATCCCTGTGTGAAGCCTTCGAACAGATGAATGAAACCGGACACGACACTTGGCTGGTCCTCTTGGGCTATTCCAAAGAGGCAAAGGAACTCGACCGGTTTCGAAACGGACGTTGGCGGCAGCGGCTAGTGGAACTGGGAACCTATGCACCCGGAGGCCCAGAACATCTGGCTGCCCTTGGGGGCGCCGATTACCTCTGCCTGCCCTCATTCCCCTGCGACACCTACCGCCTCTATGACCGTTTCAAAACAATCGAGTATCTGGCGGCAGGAAAAAGGATTCTCGCAGCAGATACGGCGATCAACCATTACTTGCTTGGCGATGCCGGTTGCTACTACAAGGAAGGTTCATCCGAATCCATGGCACAGTCACTCATTCAAAACCGCGCCCCCAAGGCAATTTTCATAGAGTCCAGTCACCTTAAAGTTCAAAGAGACTATAACTGGGATCAACGCAACCGGGAACACCTGGTTAGCAAAGTCGTGCTCGAACATCAAACAATAGAAAGCTACTAG
- a CDS encoding glycosyltransferase family 2 protein — MPERPFISVVIPCFNEEAVLENCYDRVSAVCNELGHTWELILVDDGSRDKTWSLLASIAAQDPHVVAIHLSRNFGHQAALSCGLNHTVGEYVLILDADLQDPPELLSEMLVPAQEGFDIVYGVRKSRAGESLFKKLSASVFYRFLNYLSDIEIPRNTGDFRLLSRRAVEAFKQLPEHSRFIRGMFSWVGFRQCPFPYSRQERLAGTTKYSLRKMLSFAVDGITGFSIRPLKIALLLAFIMAFFALLGAGWTVWSWIQGGTVRGWASVLVASFIIGSCQLFVLGIIGEYLGRLFMEAKRRPAYLVDTILHERNES; from the coding sequence ATGCCTGAGCGGCCCTTCATCTCCGTCGTCATTCCCTGCTTTAATGAAGAGGCCGTTCTGGAAAACTGTTACGACAGGGTGAGCGCTGTTTGCAACGAGCTGGGACACACATGGGAACTGATTCTCGTCGACGACGGTTCCCGAGACAAGACCTGGAGTCTACTCGCCTCAATTGCCGCGCAAGACCCCCATGTCGTGGCCATCCACCTCTCCAGGAATTTTGGACATCAAGCGGCCCTATCTTGTGGGCTCAACCACACCGTCGGCGAATACGTCCTAATTCTCGATGCAGATTTACAGGACCCCCCGGAGCTCCTGAGCGAAATGCTCGTACCCGCCCAAGAGGGATTTGATATTGTCTACGGCGTACGTAAATCACGCGCCGGCGAAAGCCTTTTCAAGAAGCTGTCTGCAAGTGTGTTCTACCGCTTCCTCAACTACCTCTCCGACATCGAAATCCCAAGAAACACAGGCGACTTCCGACTTCTTTCGCGGCGTGCCGTCGAAGCGTTCAAGCAATTGCCGGAACACAGCCGTTTCATCCGCGGCATGTTCAGCTGGGTCGGATTCCGGCAATGCCCCTTTCCGTACTCCAGACAAGAGCGCCTGGCCGGCACCACAAAGTACAGCCTACGCAAAATGCTGTCGTTTGCGGTGGACGGCATTACCGGCTTTTCCATCCGCCCCTTGAAAATCGCCCTGTTGCTGGCATTCATAATGGCGTTCTTCGCCCTCCTGGGCGCAGGCTGGACCGTCTGGAGTTGGATTCAGGGCGGCACGGTTCGCGGTTGGGCCAGTGTGCTGGTCGCAAGCTTTATCATCGGCAGCTGCCAGCTCTTCGTCCTGGGCATTATCGGAGAATACCTCGGGCGGCTTTTCATGGAAGCGAAGCGACGCCCCGCCTATCTCGTCGATACCATTTTACACGAGCGCAATGAATCCTAA
- a CDS encoding glycosyltransferase family 2 protein — protein MQVSIVIPIYNEKQTLHEIVGRVRAVAGLDVKEIILVDDCSTDGTRALLEEGYGDPVFKKCYHSVNQGKGAALRTGFSHATGDIVAIQDADLEYDPEELPGLLKPILKGQADVVFGSRFMGSGAHRVVYYWHMLGNRFLTTLSNMMTNLNLTDMECCYKLFRREVIEQIRIEENRFGVEPELTAKVAKLNLRIYEVGISYYGRTYQEGKKIGWKDGFRAIYAILKYGLFR, from the coding sequence ATGCAAGTTTCCATCGTTATCCCGATTTATAATGAGAAACAGACGCTCCATGAGATTGTGGGCCGGGTGCGTGCGGTGGCAGGGCTTGACGTGAAGGAGATCATCCTGGTGGATGATTGTTCGACGGACGGGACGCGTGCCTTGCTCGAAGAAGGCTATGGAGATCCGGTATTCAAGAAATGCTACCATTCTGTCAACCAAGGGAAGGGCGCGGCCTTGCGTACGGGGTTCTCGCACGCAACCGGTGATATCGTTGCGATTCAGGATGCGGATCTGGAATACGATCCTGAAGAGTTACCCGGCTTGTTGAAACCGATCCTGAAAGGGCAGGCGGATGTCGTGTTCGGGTCCCGCTTCATGGGCAGTGGTGCGCACCGCGTTGTCTACTACTGGCACATGTTGGGGAATCGCTTCCTCACGACCCTCAGTAACATGATGACGAATCTCAATCTGACGGATATGGAGTGTTGCTATAAGCTGTTTCGCCGTGAGGTCATCGAGCAGATCCGTATCGAGGAAAACCGCTTCGGGGTGGAGCCGGAACTGACGGCCAAGGTGGCCAAGCTCAACCTGCGCATCTACGAGGTGGGCATTTCCTATTACGGGCGCACCTACCAGGAGGGCAAGAAAATCGGTTGGAAAGATGGCTTCCGTGCGATTTACGCGATCCTGAAGTACGGGCTGTTCCGCTAG
- a CDS encoding excinuclease ABC subunit UvrC, giving the protein MPEADKDKIKEKVRRLPNKPGVYLMKDRLGQTIYVGKAKNLKKRVATYFQASRKLMIAQPKVRAMIDLIHDFEIMLVHSEAEALLLEGQLIKKYKPRYNTDFTDDKRFLLVRVDPRESLPRFRLTRNRVDSHSRYYGPFAHSGSLRKTLAELRRKFGILLSDSTPLNLGDGRWRLYDDARAEIFGHENEINEDAYRERVEAACEFLEGKAREWLKELKKQMLEAAEARNYEKAAQLRDMIEALEQTSQRTRKFERNLTGTHNHSQVVKRLQQQLDLKAPPSRMECFDISHISGSFCVASMVAFKDGRPDRRNYRRYKIKSFIGNDDFRAMEEVVGRRYRRLHEEDKAFPDLIIIDGGAGQVSAALKAFLGQGLEPPALIGLAKKNETIIFSDGRDPLNLSHHDPALRLLQHIRDEAHHFANSFNAELRSKRLRESILDDFQGLGSKRKLQLLQHFGSLDKLRAASAEELAQVEGIGPKTAERLQAFLSSDS; this is encoded by the coding sequence ATGCCAGAGGCAGACAAAGATAAGATCAAAGAAAAAGTGCGGCGCTTGCCGAACAAACCCGGGGTCTACCTGATGAAGGACCGGCTCGGGCAGACCATCTATGTCGGCAAGGCCAAAAACCTGAAGAAGCGGGTCGCCACCTACTTCCAGGCCTCGCGCAAACTGATGATCGCCCAACCCAAAGTGCGGGCGATGATCGACCTGATCCATGACTTCGAGATCATGCTGGTCCACTCCGAGGCCGAAGCACTCCTGCTGGAAGGCCAACTCATCAAGAAGTACAAGCCCCGCTACAATACCGATTTCACCGACGACAAACGCTTCCTCCTCGTGCGGGTCGATCCGCGGGAATCGCTGCCCCGCTTTCGCCTCACCCGCAACCGGGTCGACAGCCACTCCCGCTACTACGGCCCCTTCGCGCATTCAGGCTCCCTGCGCAAAACCCTGGCCGAGCTCCGGCGTAAGTTCGGCATTCTGCTCAGTGACTCCACCCCCCTGAATCTTGGGGACGGACGCTGGCGGCTCTACGATGACGCCAGGGCCGAGATCTTTGGCCATGAAAATGAAATCAACGAAGACGCCTACCGCGAGCGAGTGGAAGCCGCCTGTGAATTCCTCGAAGGCAAGGCCCGCGAATGGCTCAAGGAGCTGAAAAAGCAGATGCTGGAAGCGGCGGAAGCACGCAACTACGAGAAGGCCGCCCAGTTGCGCGACATGATTGAGGCCCTGGAGCAGACCTCCCAGCGAACCCGAAAATTCGAGCGCAACCTGACCGGCACGCACAACCACAGCCAAGTGGTCAAGCGCCTCCAGCAGCAACTCGACCTCAAGGCGCCCCCCAGCCGGATGGAATGCTTCGACATCTCGCACATCTCCGGCAGCTTCTGCGTTGCCTCCATGGTCGCCTTCAAGGACGGCCGACCGGACCGGCGCAATTACCGGCGCTATAAAATCAAGTCCTTCATCGGGAACGACGACTTCCGGGCGATGGAGGAAGTGGTGGGCCGTCGCTACCGGCGCCTACATGAGGAGGATAAAGCCTTCCCCGACTTGATCATCATCGACGGCGGCGCCGGACAGGTGAGCGCCGCCCTCAAAGCCTTTCTCGGACAAGGGCTGGAGCCCCCCGCCCTCATCGGACTGGCCAAAAAAAACGAGACCATCATTTTCAGCGACGGCCGCGACCCGCTCAACTTGTCCCACCACGACCCCGCGCTGCGTCTCCTCCAGCACATCCGGGACGAAGCCCACCATTTTGCCAACAGCTTCAACGCCGAGCTCCGCAGCAAGCGCCTGCGCGAATCCATCCTCGACGACTTTCAGGGCCTGGGCAGCAAGCGCAAGCTACAGCTGCTGCAACATTTCGGATCGCTCGACAAACTGCGCGCCGCCAGCGCCGAAGAACTGGCCCAAGTGGAAGGCATCGGCCCGAAAACCGCGGAACGGTTGCAGGCTTTCCTCAGTTCGGACAGTTGA